One region of Scomber scombrus chromosome 10, fScoSco1.1, whole genome shotgun sequence genomic DNA includes:
- the LOC133988043 gene encoding proliferation-associated protein 2G4-like: MSGDEETQEQTVADDLVVTKYKMGAEIANQALKTVVGAAMAGVSVLSLCEKGDAFIMAETGKIFKREKEMKKGIAFPTCVSVNNCVCHHSPLKSDPDVILKDGDLVKIDLGVHVDGFISNVAHSFVVGVTKDNPLTGRKADVMKAAHLCAEAALRLVKPGNQNSQVTEAWNKIAKSFKCSPIEGMLSHQLKQHVIDGEKTIIQNPTDQQKKDHEKAEFEVHEVYAVDVLISTGEGKAKDGGQRTTVYKRDPNKVYGLKMKTSRTFFSEMERRFDTMPFTLRAFEDEGKARLGVVECAKHELLQPFSVLNEKESEFVAQFKFTVLLMANGPLRITNSLFEPELYKSEHEVEDAELKALLQSSASRKTQKKKKKKASKTVESATGQAMETEAAE; the protein is encoded by the exons ATGTCTGGAGATGAAGAGACACAGGAGCAGACGGTCGCCGACGACTTGGTGGTCACCAAGTACAAGATGGGCGCTGAGATCGCGAATC AGGCTCTGAAGACAGTGGTTGGAGCAGCTATGGCTGGGGTCTCTGTGCTCAGCCTCTGTGAAAAGGGAGATGCCTTCATCATGGCAGAAACTGGGAAAATTTTCaagagggaaaaagaaatgaagaaag gtATCGCTTTTCCTACTTGTGTGTCAGTTAACAACTGTGTGTGCCATCACTCCCCCCTGAAGAGTGACCCTGATGTCATACTAAAGGATGGGGACCTTGTCAAAAT tgaCCTCGGTGTGCACGTTGATGGCTTCATTTCAAATGTAGCTCACAGCTTTGTTGTTGGAGTGACAAAG GACAACCCGCTGACAGGACGGAAGGCTGATGTTATGAAAGCAGCTCACCTCTGTGCTGAGGCTGCTCTGCGTCTCGTCAAGCCTGGAAACCAG AACTCACAGGTCACAGAAGCCTGGAACAAGATCGCAAAGTCATTCAAGTGCTCCCCTATTGAGG GCATGCTGTCCCATCAGCTCAAACAACATGTGATTGATGGAGAGAAAACTATCATTCAAAACCCAACGGACCAGCAAAA GAAGGACCATGAGAAGGCTGAGTTTGAGGTGCATGAGGTATATGCAGTGGATGTGCTTATCAGCACTGGAGAGGGGAAG GCAAAGGATGGAGGTCAGAGGACCACCGTTTACAAACGAGACCCCAACAAGGTGTACGGTTTGAAAATGAAGACATCCCGGACGTTCTTCAGTGAGATGGAGAGACGCTTTGATACAATGCCTTTCACCCTGAG AGCGTTCGAGGATGAAGGCAAGGCCAGGCTGGGTGTGGTGGAGTGTGCCAAACATGAGCTGCTGCAGCCATTCAGCGtgctgaatgagaaagaga gTGAATTTGTAGCCCAGTTCAAGTTCACCGTGCTGCTCATGGCCAACGGACCTCTGCGAATCACAAACAGCCTCTTTGAGCCAGAACTCTACAAGTCTGAGCACGAGGTGGAGGATGCCGAGCTGAAG GCTTTGCTTCAGAGCTCAGCCAGCCGTAAGacgcaaaagaaaaagaaaaagaag